The Kroppenstedtia pulmonis genome has a segment encoding these proteins:
- a CDS encoding sensor histidine kinase yields MTLRYKLLLSLGLHYSFILFLTAGLAWYGGQVGEVEGVHPWIILLGVVWLFGLGILYILIFSLTERLQALVFQVEEMVFNPSVRTLGMTGFDEVGKLGRSVESLRRQQIRGEKEQSRLVADVAHELRTPLTLFRSELETLQNQPEGLRQEQLLPLLDETLRMTRLVQDLQQLSMAETGRLTLKKEWIPVSSLVENILPILVVEAAASEIQLINQLDVKEDIYVDKERIKQVLINLLGNALRYTPPGGCVQITGEGKNDRIRIHIQDDGPGIPPEHLPYLFQRFYRVDGSRNRETGGTGLGLAIAKELVEAHEGQLTVNSHLGRGTVFIIELPVFPLS; encoded by the coding sequence TTGACATTACGATATAAGTTGCTGCTTTCTCTGGGCTTACATTATTCCTTTATTTTATTTCTCACGGCGGGGCTTGCCTGGTATGGAGGGCAAGTCGGGGAAGTGGAGGGTGTTCATCCTTGGATTATTTTATTGGGAGTGGTGTGGCTGTTCGGCTTGGGCATTCTCTACATCCTGATATTCAGTTTAACAGAACGGCTCCAGGCCCTGGTTTTTCAAGTTGAAGAAATGGTGTTCAACCCATCAGTTCGAACCTTAGGGATGACTGGATTCGATGAGGTGGGAAAGCTGGGTCGATCTGTGGAAAGCCTTCGCCGACAGCAGATCCGGGGAGAGAAGGAACAAAGCCGGTTGGTAGCGGATGTGGCCCATGAATTAAGAACTCCTCTGACGTTGTTTCGAAGTGAACTGGAAACCCTGCAAAATCAGCCAGAGGGGTTAAGACAAGAACAGCTTCTCCCACTGTTGGACGAGACCTTACGGATGACTCGTCTGGTTCAGGATCTGCAGCAACTTAGTATGGCGGAAACAGGACGTCTTACTTTGAAAAAAGAGTGGATTCCTGTTTCATCACTGGTGGAAAATATCCTCCCGATTTTGGTTGTAGAGGCGGCAGCAAGTGAAATTCAATTGATCAATCAGTTAGATGTGAAAGAGGATATTTACGTGGATAAAGAACGAATAAAGCAGGTACTGATTAATTTACTGGGTAATGCACTTCGCTACACTCCCCCAGGAGGATGTGTTCAAATAACCGGAGAAGGAAAAAATGACCGGATCCGGATCCATATTCAAGATGATGGTCCGGGAATTCCTCCGGAACATCTACCCTATTTGTTTCAACGCTTTTATCGGGTGGATGGGTCTCGCAACCGGGAAACAGGCGGAACCGGACTGGGACTGGCCATTGCTAAGGAATTGGTGGAGGCTCATGAAGGACAGTTGACGGTAAACAGCCATCTGGGTAGGGGGACTGTGTTTATAATAGAACTTCCCGTATTTCCCCTGTCATGA
- a CDS encoding ATP-binding cassette domain-containing protein encodes MANKVQMKPLITAKNLRKVFGSGDNQVKALRGVSLTVHAGEMVAIMGPSGCGKTTLLHQLSGLDQLTGGNVWFEGTDLYGIKEKRRDRIRAEKMGFVFQYPF; translated from the coding sequence ATGGCAAATAAGGTGCAAATGAAACCTTTGATAACAGCGAAGAACTTGAGGAAAGTGTTCGGAAGTGGTGATAATCAGGTCAAAGCGTTACGCGGTGTTTCTTTGACGGTACATGCCGGTGAGATGGTGGCCATTATGGGTCCTTCCGGTTGTGGAAAAACGACCTTACTTCATCAGCTGTCAGGACTCGATCAGCTGACGGGAGGAAACGTATGGTTTGAAGGTACGGATTTGTACGGCATCAAAGAAAAACGACGGGATCGGATTCGGGCTGAAAAAATGGGTTTTGTATTTCAATACCCGTTT